Proteins encoded in a region of the Zea mays cultivar B73 chromosome 2, Zm-B73-REFERENCE-NAM-5.0, whole genome shotgun sequence genome:
- the LOC103649136 gene encoding centromere protein V-like → MTSSTSSHDDVVHTGGCHCRRVRWHVEAPASVVAWVCNCSDCSMRGNMHFVVLAAKFGLRASADESITTYTIGTHTARHTFCKVCGITSFYTPRSNLDGVAVTVACVDPGTLGHVEYQKADGRNWEEWFERSGIAGFSEGKADATAE, encoded by the coding sequence ATGACCAGCTCCACCAGCTCCCACGACGACGTGGTGCACACGGGCGGGTGCCACTGCCGCCGCGTGCGCTGGCACGTCGAGGCCCCCGCGAGCGTTGTCGCGTGGGTCTGCAACTGCTCCGACTGCTCCATGCGTGGGAACATGCACTTCGTCGTCCTCGCCGCCAAGTTCGGGCTGCGGGCCAGCGCCGACGAGTCCATCACCACCTACACCATCGGCACGCACACGGCCAGGCACACCTTCTGCAAGGTCTGCGGCATCACCTCCTTCTACACCCCGAGGTCCAACCTGGACGGCGTGGCCGTCACCGTCGCCTGCGTGGATCCGGGTACGCTGGGCCACGTCGAGTACCAGAAGGCCGACGGGAGGAACTGGGAGGAGTGGTTCGAGCGCAGCGGCATCGCTGGCTTCTCCGAGGGAAAGGCGGATGCAACGGCAGAGTAG